In one Rhipicephalus microplus isolate Deutch F79 unplaced genomic scaffold, USDA_Rmic scaffold_120, whole genome shotgun sequence genomic region, the following are encoded:
- the LOC119172620 gene encoding sodium-dependent proline transporter translates to MLSYTPGQKMMPRSPALAAPIKNARVAVREKWSNHMEFLCSCIGNSVGLGNLWRFPYVAYKNGGAAFLVPYVAINMLVGRPIYYLELLLGQFSSSGPLGAFRLSPMFQGNAFSMMWGAFITTIYYQVVLTYAFLYLFHSFKRPLPWSDCFKWWGATPEGCYRRSPEHGSGQRLCENVRRNLVAAGLNDTGAAHLVAVSYMNRTVLVSQNEYSARFAGCLNANASSTEAFYNDYVLNVSPRIEDTGELQPALLICYGLCWTLIFLAIFKGIQVSGKVALITATAPYFMLGVMLLRGITLPGASIGLRYLLLPRWESLFDGRVWAAATEQVFYSLSIGTGGLVLYGSFQEFRADMHGSVRIICIMDFMTSAFASLVIFSVLGNLAHTLDVPVDEVVSAGPGLAFITYPEALALLTFPNVWSVLFFTMLFMLGIDSQMANCEFVIKSVQDLFPPLEGRREVATFLYCVTCFLIGLPLTTRAGLYILTILDNYLGALIVLFTCFGETLIVAWAYGMDRFCFDVAFMTGRCPSYYFLIGIKYVSPVVLGTFLVYTLATLPRSTVGDYVLPTWADGYGWVLALVGMAAVVIIAVARVIQCGSNWLKALSPDPDWGPYEAKYRARYFVQLEESGIAALYYPIDKDTRYVGGAFRSPMPRIPAIN, encoded by the exons ATGCTATCCTACACGCCAGGCCAAAAGATGATGCCTCGTTCGCCGGCATTGGCAGCCCCCATCAAGAACGCGCGCGTAGCGGTAAGGGAAAAGTGGTCCAACCACATGGAGTTCCTGTGCTCCTGCATCGGGAACTCGGTGGGTCTGGGCAACCTGTGGCGGTTCCCTTACGTGGCGTACAAGAACGGCGGCGCGGCTTTCCTCGTGCCTTACGTCGCTATCAACATGCTCGTCGGCAGGCCCATCTACTACCTCGAGCTCCTGCTCGGTCAGTTCAGCAGCTCGGGTCCACTGGGCGCTTTCCGGCTGTCGCCCATGTTCCAG GGCAACGCGTTCAGTATGATGTGGGGCGCCTTCATCACCACCATCTACTATCAAGTGGTGCTGACTTACGCCTTCCTCTACCTGTTTCACTCGTTCAAACGGCCTCTGCCATGGTCCGACTGCTTCAAGTGGTGGGGCGCCACTCCAGAAGGCTGTTACCGAAGGAGCCCAGAACACGGCTCTGGTCAGCGCCTGTGCGAAAACGTCAGGCGCAATTTGGTCGCCGCTGGCCTCAACGACACCGGCGCTGCACACCTGGTTGCCGTGTCTTACATGAATCGCACGGTCctggtgtcacaaaacgagtaCTCGGCTCGCTTCGCGGGTTGCCTCAATGCAAATGCGTCGTCAACCGAGGCGTTCTACAACGACTACGTGCTGAACGTGAGTCCGCGCATCGAAGACACTGGAGAGCTGCAGCCAGCGTTGCTGATCTGCTATGGCCTCTGCTGGACGCTCATTTTTCTCGCCATCTTCAAGGGCATTCAG GTATCCGGCAAGGTGGCGTTGATCACTGCCACTGCGCCCTACTTCATGCTGGGTGTGATGCTCTTGCGGGGCATAACCCTGCCGGGCGCCAGCATTGGGCTGCGGTACCTGCTACTTCCTCGCTGGGAGTCCCTGTTCGACGGCCGAGTGTGGGCTGCGGCCACCGAACAGGTCTTCTACTCTCTCAGCATCGGCACTGGCGGTCTAGTGCTGTACGGCAGCTTCCAGGAGTTCCGCGCCGACATGCACGGCAGCGTGCGCATCATCTGCATCATGGACTTTATGACGAGCGCCTTCGCCTCGCTCGTCATCTTCTCCGTGCTGGGAAACTTGGCCCACACGCTGGACGTACCCGTCGACGAGGTGGTCAGCGCGGGGCCCGGCCTGGCCTTCATCACCTACCCGGAGGCACTGGCCCTACTCACGTTTCCCAACGTGTGGTCGGTGCTCTTTTTCACCATGCTGTTCATGCTGGGCATCGACTCGCAGATGGCCAATTGCGAGTTCGTCATTAAATCCGTCCAG GACCTGTTTCCACCGCTCGAGGGGCGCCGCGAGGTCGCCACCTTTCTATACTGCGTCACCTGCTTCCTTATCGGCCTGCCACTGACCACTCGCGCGGGCCTCTACATTCTTACTATTCTCGACAACTACCTGGGCGCCCTGATAGTGCTCTTCACCTGCTTCGGCGAGACGCTCATCGTCGCTTGGGCTTACGGCATGGACCGGTTCTGCTTCGACGTCGCCTTCATGACGGGAAGGTGTCCGAGCTACTACTTTCTGATCGGCATCAAGTACGTGTCACCCGTAGTGCTCGGCACCTTCCTCGTCTACACATTGGCCACCCTGCCGAGAAGCACCGTCGGTGACTACGTGCTTCCCACCTGGGCCGACGGCTATGGCTGGGTCCTGGCTCTTGTCGGTATGGCGGCAGTGGTCATCATCGCCGTGGCCAGGGTCATACAATGTGGCAGTAACTGGCTGAAGGCCCTGTCTCCCGATCCCGACTGGGGCCCTTACGAAGCCAAGTACCGGGCCCGCTACTTCGTCCAGCTGGAGGAGTCGGGGATCGCCGCGCTCTACTACCCGATTGACAAAGACACGCGCTACGTTGGCGGAGCTTTCCGATCTCCGATGCCACGAATCCCTGCAATAAACTGA